The sequence below is a genomic window from Blastopirellula retiformator.
CGACGCCGACATAGACGCTACCCGGTTTGTCGTACTTCCGTTTCAGATAATCTTTGGCCCACTCGGCGGCGCTCGGTTCCCCTTCCTTGGCGCCCATCGTCGCCAATAATGCAGGTTTCGAGATCGCTAGTAAATGGTTATCTTCGTAAAGAACTTGCGGAGTCGCAAACTTCATCGGATGATTCTTCTTAGCTAAGCTTCAGCGATGCTGCGCGAAAACGTCGATTCTACGCCTCCCACGCCTCCTAGTTCCAGTCCTGCGAATGTATCCTAGCTTGATCCTGGCGAGCGGCTCTCCCAGACGGCGCGAATTGCTGACCATGGCCGGCATCCCGTTTGAGGTCGTCCTGCCCGCCGATCATGCCGAGACCGATCCCGTCGCTGGCGAACCGCCCCGCGCGACGGTGTTGCGATTGGCCCGCGAAAAAGCGGCCGATGTCGCAAAACGGACCGCAGAAGGAATCGTGCTGGCGGCGGACACGTTGGCCGAATGTGATGGACTCCCCTTGGGCAAACCGCGCGATCGTGATCATGCCCGCGAGATTTTGCAAACCTTGCGCGGTCGCGATCACACCGTATTATCCGCCATCTGCTTGTGGCGCCGGCCCGAAGATTTTATCGCCCAGGACGTCGCCGAGTCGCATCTGCGAATGCGGATGCTGAGCGACGAGGAAATCGAGTCGTACCTCGACACCGGCCTCTGGGAAGGAAAAGCGGGCGCCTTCGGTCTGCAAGATCGCATCGACTGGATCGAAGTGGTCAGCGGCAGCCAATCGAACGTCGTCGGCCTACCGCTAGAACTGCTGGCGATCTTGCTGATGAATTTTCATGAGTAGAGAATTCGAGCAGGAAACTCAGTTCAATGGTTAGCCCAGATAGCTCCCGCTATCTGGGCGGCGCAGCCGCAGGAGGCATCAATCTGCGGCGTAAACAAACCAGCATTAGGCGACACCGCTTGAGTTGGCCGCCGCCGCTATTGCTTACGACTCAAGACGATGCCTCTTGCCGACTTTGTCGGCCGCGATAGCGAGAGCTATCGCGGCTAACCCAGGCAATGCGTTCTAGAACCCGCCCTGATAATCGGCGATCAACTCTCGATCGCTCAAAATCGCCGGGCTCTTTCGGCCAATGAAAAAGAAGGCCGACGCCGCGTCGAATGACGCTTTCTGCCGGGCCAGGTAATAGTCAAAGTATTTCAGCCAGAACAAACTGCACCGCGCCGCCAAACTGGCGGCCGAGCGAAGTCGCTTGGACTGAAAAAAGCTCATCATGAAATATCGCGCCGTCCAGGCCAGTGCCATACCGGGGCCGCAGGTCACGCCGCTTTCGACTTCTTCAAAGTGGCGAA
It includes:
- a CDS encoding Maf family protein, giving the protein MYPSLILASGSPRRRELLTMAGIPFEVVLPADHAETDPVAGEPPRATVLRLAREKAADVAKRTAEGIVLAADTLAECDGLPLGKPRDRDHAREILQTLRGRDHTVLSAICLWRRPEDFIAQDVAESHLRMRMLSDEEIESYLDTGLWEGKAGAFGLQDRIDWIEVVSGSQSNVVGLPLELLAILLMNFHE